Proteins co-encoded in one Erinaceus europaeus chromosome 2, mEriEur2.1, whole genome shotgun sequence genomic window:
- the IRF3 gene encoding interferon regulatory factor 3 isoform X2 — MVSGAYTPGKDKPDLPTCKRNFRAALNRKEELQVVKDLSRDPQDPHKIYEFVNSGVECPAEAFPVPDSQESIVGLLDGMMLAPPGNDGASNVAVAVAGAEPPQILLSPNSAASVPCPVSGNPLSRLLVPKDSEWEFEVTAFYRGRQVFHQAAFYPGGLRLVAAEAAEDALPGQQVVLPDPELFLTDRGAVDYVRKVLGSLGPGLRLWRAGQQLWAQRLGHCGTFWALGEELLPDTGQGQEGEVPKERERSVLDLQPYLQELIDFINGSGRSPRYTLWFCIGESWPQNRPWTKRLVMIKVVPTCLRCLLEMARNGGASSLENTVDLHISNSLPISLSSEEYKAFLQDLMEEMEF; from the exons ATGGTCAGTGGCGCCTACACTCCCGGCAAGGACAAGCCTGACCTGCCCACCTGTAAGAGGAATTTCCGGGCTGCCCTCAACCGGAAGGAGGAGCTGCAGGTAGTGAAGGACCTGAGCAGGGACCCCCAGGACCCACACAAGATCTACGAGTTTGTCAACTCAG gagtcgAGTGCCCTGCTGAGGCCTTCCCTGTGCCGGATTCCCAG GAAAGCATCGTGGGCTTACTGGACGGCATGATGTTGGCGCCACCCGGGAACGACGGAGCCTCCAACGTGGCCGTGGCCGTGGCCGGTGCAGAGCCCCCCCAGATCCTGCTGAGCCCCAACTCAGCCGCCTCGGTTCCCTGCCCCGTCTCGGGAAACCCCTTGAGTCGGCTGTTGGTGCCCAAAGACAGTG AGTGGGAGTTCGAGGTGACGGCCTTCTACAGGGGGCGCCAGGTCTTCCACCAGGCGGCCTTCTACCCCGGGGGCCTGCGGCTGGTGGCGGCCGAGGCGGCCGAGGACGCGCTGCCTGGGCAGCAGGTGGTGCTGCCGGACCCCGAGCTGTTCCTGACCGACAGGGGCGCGGTGGACTACGTGCGCAAGGTGCTGGGCAGCCTGGGCCCGGGGCTGCGCCTGTGGCGGGCGGGCCAGCAGCTCTGGGCCCAGAGGCTGGGCCACTGCGGCACCTTCTGGGCCCTGGGCGAGGAGCTTCTCCCCGACACGGGCCAGGGCCAGGAAGGCGAGGTCCCCAAGGAGCGGGAGAGAAGCGTGCtggacctgcagccctacctgcAAG AACTCATCGATTTCATAAATGGAAGCGGACGCTCGCCGCGTTATACCCTCTGGTTCTGCATAGGGGAGTCTTGGCCCCAGAACCGGCCGTGGACCAAGAGGCTCGTGATGATCAAG GTTGTCCCCACCTGCCTCAGGTGCCTGCTGGAGATGGCGCGGAATGGGGGGGCCTCCTCCCTGGAGAACACGGTGGACCTGCACATCTCCAACAGCCTCCCCATCTCCCTTTCCTCCGAAGAGTACAAGGCCTTTCTGCAGGACCTGATGGAGGAGATGGAGTTCTAG
- the IRF3 gene encoding interferon regulatory factor 3 isoform X1 produces the protein MGSQKPRILPWLVSVLDAGLFEGVAWLDASRTRFRIPWKHGLRQDAQQEDFGIFLAWAMVSGAYTPGKDKPDLPTCKRNFRAALNRKEELQVVKDLSRDPQDPHKIYEFVNSGVECPAEAFPVPDSQESIVGLLDGMMLAPPGNDGASNVAVAVAGAEPPQILLSPNSAASVPCPVSGNPLSRLLVPKDSEWEFEVTAFYRGRQVFHQAAFYPGGLRLVAAEAAEDALPGQQVVLPDPELFLTDRGAVDYVRKVLGSLGPGLRLWRAGQQLWAQRLGHCGTFWALGEELLPDTGQGQEGEVPKERERSVLDLQPYLQELIDFINGSGRSPRYTLWFCIGESWPQNRPWTKRLVMIKVVPTCLRCLLEMARNGGASSLENTVDLHISNSLPISLSSEEYKAFLQDLMEEMEF, from the exons ATGGGCTCGCAGAAGCCGCGGATCCTGCCCTGGCTGGTGTCGGTGCTGGACGCGGGGCTGTTCGAGGGCGTGGCCTGGCTGGACGCCTCCCGCACCCGCTTCCGCATCCCCTGGAAGCACGGCCTGCGGCAGGACGCCCAGCAGGAGGACTTCGGCATCTTCCTG gcctggGCTATGGTCAGTGGCGCCTACACTCCCGGCAAGGACAAGCCTGACCTGCCCACCTGTAAGAGGAATTTCCGGGCTGCCCTCAACCGGAAGGAGGAGCTGCAGGTAGTGAAGGACCTGAGCAGGGACCCCCAGGACCCACACAAGATCTACGAGTTTGTCAACTCAG gagtcgAGTGCCCTGCTGAGGCCTTCCCTGTGCCGGATTCCCAG GAAAGCATCGTGGGCTTACTGGACGGCATGATGTTGGCGCCACCCGGGAACGACGGAGCCTCCAACGTGGCCGTGGCCGTGGCCGGTGCAGAGCCCCCCCAGATCCTGCTGAGCCCCAACTCAGCCGCCTCGGTTCCCTGCCCCGTCTCGGGAAACCCCTTGAGTCGGCTGTTGGTGCCCAAAGACAGTG AGTGGGAGTTCGAGGTGACGGCCTTCTACAGGGGGCGCCAGGTCTTCCACCAGGCGGCCTTCTACCCCGGGGGCCTGCGGCTGGTGGCGGCCGAGGCGGCCGAGGACGCGCTGCCTGGGCAGCAGGTGGTGCTGCCGGACCCCGAGCTGTTCCTGACCGACAGGGGCGCGGTGGACTACGTGCGCAAGGTGCTGGGCAGCCTGGGCCCGGGGCTGCGCCTGTGGCGGGCGGGCCAGCAGCTCTGGGCCCAGAGGCTGGGCCACTGCGGCACCTTCTGGGCCCTGGGCGAGGAGCTTCTCCCCGACACGGGCCAGGGCCAGGAAGGCGAGGTCCCCAAGGAGCGGGAGAGAAGCGTGCtggacctgcagccctacctgcAAG AACTCATCGATTTCATAAATGGAAGCGGACGCTCGCCGCGTTATACCCTCTGGTTCTGCATAGGGGAGTCTTGGCCCCAGAACCGGCCGTGGACCAAGAGGCTCGTGATGATCAAG GTTGTCCCCACCTGCCTCAGGTGCCTGCTGGAGATGGCGCGGAATGGGGGGGCCTCCTCCCTGGAGAACACGGTGGACCTGCACATCTCCAACAGCCTCCCCATCTCCCTTTCCTCCGAAGAGTACAAGGCCTTTCTGCAGGACCTGATGGAGGAGATGGAGTTCTAG
- the BCL2L12 gene encoding LOW QUALITY PROTEIN: bcl-2-like protein 12 (The sequence of the model RefSeq protein was modified relative to this genomic sequence to represent the inferred CDS: deleted 2 bases in 1 codon), translating into MAGSEELDLREDTPRVLAAFLRRGEAGGPPLATPARSPGQEEPTDFLSRLRRCLPCPLGRGAVPPESPRPCSLPLRPCYDSEPGPATPDFYALVAQRLEQLVEEQLRSPPSPQLQGPPLTEKEALIRRLVALLEEEADVINQQLASDPALRRRLARLSAASFARLVELFSSREGSPGPGSTRSTLPCPGPPPPSPEPLARLALAMELSRRVAHLGGTLSGLSVEHVHSFAPWIQAHGGWEGILAASPVDLNFPLD; encoded by the exons ATGGCGGGCTCGGAGGAGCTGGACCTCCGAGAGGACACGCCT AGGGTCCTGGCTGCCTTCCTGCGGCGGGGAGAGGCTGGCGGGCCCCCTCTCGCCACCCCGGCTCG GAGCCCTGGCCAGGAGGAGCCCACCGATTTCCTCAGCCGCCTTCGAAGATGTCTTCCCTGTCCCCTGGGCCGAGGAGCAGTTCCCCCCGAGTCCCCTCGGCCTTGCTCCCTGCCCCTCCGCCCCTGCTATGATTCAGAACCTG GCCCAGCGACGCCAGATTTCTATGCTCTGGTGGCCCAGAGACTGGAACAGCTGGTTGAAGAGCAGCTGAGATCCCCGCCCAGCCCGC AGCTCCAGGGCCCCCCACTCACAGAGAAGGAAGCCCTGATCCGGAGGCTGGTGGCCTTGCTGGAGGAGGAGGCTGATGTCATCaaccagcag CTGGCCTCGGACCCCGCCCTGCGCCGCCGCCTGGCGCGCCTCTCGGCCGCGTCCTTCGCCCGCCTGGTGGAGCTGTTCTCCAGCCGGGAGGGCAGCCCGGGCCCCGGCAGCACGCGGTCCACCTTGCCGTGCCCGGGGCCCCCGCCGCCCTCCCCGGAGCCCCTGGCCCGCCTGGCCCTGGCCATGGAGCTGAGCCGGCGAGTAGCCCACCTGGGAGGCACCCTCTCGGGACTCAGCGTGGAGCACGTGCACAGCTTCGCACCCTGGATCCAGGCCCACGGGGGCTGG GAGGGAATCCTGGCCGCCTCCCCCGTGGACTTGAACTTCCCCCTGGACTGA